In Raphanus sativus cultivar WK10039 chromosome 5, ASM80110v3, whole genome shotgun sequence, the following proteins share a genomic window:
- the LOC108862420 gene encoding prolyl 4-hydroxylase 2, translating into MTMSRRGLLLMFVAVFLVLIQSSTALISSPSSIINPSKVKQVSSKPRAFVYEGFLTDLECDHLISLAKENLQRSAVADNDNGESQVSDVRTSSGTFISKGKDPIVSGIEDKLSTWTFLPKENGEDLQVLRYEHGQKYDAHFDYFHDKVNIARGGHRIATVLMYLSNVTKGGETVFPDAVESSRLKLSVNKDDLSDCAKKGIAVKPKKGDALLFFNLHQDATPDTLSLHGGCPVIEGEKWSATKWIHVDSFDKIVTHDGSCSDANESCERWAVLGECAKNPEYMVGTPELPGNCRRSCKAC; encoded by the exons ATGACGATGTCTCGCCGCGGATTGTTGTTGATGTTCGTAGCAGTCTTCCTTGTCCTGATTCAGTCATCAACTGCTCTGATTAGTTCTCCAAGCTCTATCATCAACCCTTCTAAAGTCAAACAAGTTTCTTCAAAACCCAG GGCATTTGTGTATGAAGGTTTTCTAACGGACCTGGAATGTGATCATTTGATCTCCCTT GCAAAAGAGAATCTACAGAGATCTGCGGTTGCTGATAACGACAATGGAGAGAGTCAAGTCAGTGACGTTCGGACCAGCTCCGGCACGTTTATCTCCAAAGGAAAG GATCCTATTGTTTCTGGTATAGAGGACAAGCTCTCCACATGGACATTCCTCCCAAAAG AAAACGGGGAGGATCTTCAGGTGCTGAGATATGAGCACGGTCAGAAATATGACGCTCACTTTGACTACTTCCACGACAAAGTCAACATCGCCCGCGGTGGACACCGTATAGCAACCGTTCTCATGTATCTTTCCAATGTCACAAAGGGTGGAGAAACTGTTTTCCCTGATGCAGTG GAGTCTTCCCGCCTCAAGCTTTCTGTAAACAAAGACGACCTTTCTGATTGTGCAAAGAAAGGAATTGCTG TGAAACCAAAGAAAGGAGATGCACTGTTGTTCTTCAACCTCCACCAAGACGCAACCCCAGACACCTTGAGCCTTCACGGAGGCTGTCCTGTGATCGAAGGAGAGAAATGGTCAGCGACCAAGTGGATTCACGTGGACTCGTTCGATAAGATTGTGACGCATGATGGTAGCTGTTCGGATGCAAACGAGAGCTGTGAAAGATGGGCAGTGCTTGGAGAATGCGCAAAGAACCCTGAGTATATGGTGGGAACTCCAGAGCTCCCTGGAAACTGCAGGCGTAGCTGTAAAGCTTGTTAA